Proteins encoded in a region of the Flavobacteriaceae bacterium HL-DH10 genome:
- a CDS encoding methylmalonyl-CoA mutase family protein: MIQVTPYKPINKVRIVTAASLFDGHDASINIMRRIIQATGVEVIHLGHDRSVEEVVNTAIQEDVNAICLTSYQGGHMEYFKYMYDLLQEKGAGHIKIFGGGGGVILPSEIKELMNYGITRIYSPDDGREMGLQGMINDLVKKAESASLTLPKEKETQTLEVCNKDASWLLELGNDRVLENLKNKNVNTIARLISLAENNNEAFSNIFSPLGKLIGACPVLGITGTGGAGKSSLVDELVRRFLIDFPEKTVGIVSVDPSKRKTGGALLGDRIRMNAINNSRVYMRSLATRQSNLALSKHVNEAVEVLKAAEYDLIILETSGIGQSDTEIIEHSDVSLYVMTPEFGAATQLEKIDMLDFADLVAINKFDKRGSLDALRDVKKQYMRNNNLWDTPQDDLPVFGTIASQFNDPGMNTLYKAVMNKLVEKTEADLKSTFHISDEMSEKIFVIPPSRTRYLSEIAESNRAYDTKVTEQVEVAQKLYGIYKTICSVLNVASSAVERSFLDKYGLNNDEIFKQVQDNNQDFVKLLISEFDRVKLNFDPYNWEITTGWEGKVNKYKNPVYTFKVRDKEIKIETHTESLSHTQIPKVALPKYQAWGDILKWCLQENVPGEFPYTSGLYPFKRTGEDPARMFAGEGGPERTNKRFHYVSAGLPAKRLSTAFDSVTLYGSDPDLRPDIYGKIGNAGVSICCLDDAKKLYSGFNLADEMTSVSMTINGPAPMLLAFFMNAAIDQQCEIYIKEQGLEKEIEAKITEIYKGNERPKYHGELPESNNGLGLMLLGVTGDQVLPKAVYEAIKIKTITQVRGTVQADILKEDQAQNTCIFSTEFALRLMGDVQEYFIENNVRNFYSVSISGYHIAEAGANPITQLALTLSNGFTYVEYYLSRGMDINKFGPNLSFFFSNGIDPEYAVIGRVARKIWAKAMKHKYGANARAQMLKYHIQTSGRSLHAQEIDFNDIRTTLQALYAIYDNCNSLHTNAYDEAITTPTEESVRRAMAIQLIINKELGLAKNENPIQGSFIIEELTDLVEEAVLLEFDRITERGGVLGAMETMYQRSKIQEESLYYETLKHNGKFPIIGVNTFLSSKGSPTVIPVEIIRATENEKQFQIKTLENLHKANDTDALLKELQRSAIHNENIFEALMEVCKVCSLGDITTALFEVGGQYRRNM, translated from the coding sequence ATGATACAAGTAACACCATATAAGCCAATTAATAAAGTACGTATTGTAACTGCAGCATCCCTTTTTGATGGACACGATGCGTCGATAAATATTATGCGTCGAATTATTCAAGCTACAGGAGTAGAGGTCATTCATTTAGGGCATGATAGAAGTGTTGAAGAAGTTGTAAATACAGCAATTCAAGAAGATGTGAACGCTATTTGTTTAACATCTTACCAAGGTGGGCATATGGAGTATTTTAAATACATGTATGATTTATTACAGGAAAAAGGCGCTGGACACATCAAGATTTTTGGTGGTGGTGGTGGTGTTATTTTGCCTTCTGAAATTAAAGAATTGATGAATTATGGCATTACTCGTATTTATTCGCCAGACGATGGACGAGAAATGGGGCTTCAAGGGATGATTAATGATTTAGTAAAAAAAGCCGAAAGCGCTTCCTTAACCCTTCCCAAAGAGAAAGAAACTCAAACTTTAGAAGTATGTAACAAAGATGCTTCCTGGTTGTTAGAATTAGGAAATGATAGAGTTTTAGAAAATCTTAAAAATAAAAATGTAAATACAATTGCACGATTAATTTCTTTAGCAGAAAATAATAACGAAGCTTTCTCAAACATTTTTTCACCTTTGGGGAAATTAATAGGGGCTTGTCCTGTTTTAGGAATTACAGGTACAGGTGGTGCTGGTAAGTCGAGTTTAGTTGATGAGCTAGTACGTCGTTTCTTAATCGATTTTCCAGAAAAAACAGTTGGAATAGTTTCTGTAGATCCTTCTAAACGTAAAACTGGTGGAGCGCTTTTGGGTGATCGTATTCGTATGAATGCTATTAATAATTCTCGGGTTTATATGCGTAGTTTGGCAACCCGACAATCTAATTTAGCGTTATCAAAACATGTTAATGAAGCAGTTGAAGTTTTGAAAGCAGCCGAATATGATTTAATTATTTTAGAAACTTCAGGTATTGGTCAGTCAGATACCGAAATTATTGAACATAGTGATGTGTCGCTTTATGTAATGACTCCAGAATTTGGGGCAGCTACACAGTTAGAAAAGATTGATATGCTTGATTTTGCCGATTTAGTAGCTATTAACAAATTCGATAAACGGGGGTCACTGGATGCATTGCGAGATGTAAAGAAACAATATATGCGTAACAATAATCTTTGGGACACACCACAGGATGATTTGCCTGTTTTCGGAACAATAGCATCACAATTTAACGACCCAGGAATGAATACGCTCTATAAAGCTGTTATGAATAAGTTGGTTGAAAAAACGGAAGCTGATTTAAAATCAACATTCCATATTTCAGATGAAATGAGTGAGAAAATATTTGTCATTCCACCATCAAGAACACGCTACTTGTCTGAAATAGCAGAAAGTAATCGAGCATACGATACTAAAGTTACTGAGCAAGTTGAAGTGGCTCAAAAACTATATGGGATTTATAAAACTATTTGTTCAGTTCTTAATGTCGCATCGAGCGCAGTCGAGAGGTCTTTTTTAGATAAATATGGATTAAATAATGATGAAATTTTCAAACAAGTTCAGGATAATAATCAAGATTTTGTCAAATTACTTATTTCAGAATTTGACCGCGTTAAGCTAAATTTTGATCCTTATAATTGGGAGATAACTACAGGTTGGGAAGGTAAAGTAAACAAATACAAAAACCCTGTTTATACATTTAAAGTCCGCGATAAAGAAATAAAAATAGAAACACATACCGAATCGTTATCGCATACTCAAATACCTAAAGTCGCTTTGCCAAAATATCAAGCATGGGGCGATATTTTAAAATGGTGCTTACAAGAAAACGTGCCAGGAGAATTTCCATATACATCTGGTTTATATCCATTTAAGAGAACGGGAGAAGATCCGGCAAGAATGTTTGCAGGAGAAGGTGGGCCTGAACGAACCAACAAACGATTTCACTATGTAAGTGCAGGGTTGCCTGCAAAACGATTATCTACAGCTTTTGATAGTGTCACTTTATATGGAAGCGATCCCGATTTACGACCAGATATTTATGGTAAAATAGGAAATGCGGGGGTTTCTATATGTTGTTTAGATGATGCTAAAAAATTATATTCTGGATTTAATTTAGCCGATGAAATGACCTCGGTGAGTATGACTATTAATGGACCAGCACCTATGTTGTTAGCCTTTTTTATGAATGCAGCCATCGACCAGCAATGTGAAATTTACATAAAAGAACAAGGTTTAGAAAAAGAAATAGAAGCAAAAATTACTGAAATTTATAAAGGGAATGAGCGCCCTAAATACCATGGCGAATTACCAGAAAGTAATAATGGTTTAGGATTAATGCTTCTTGGTGTAACGGGCGATCAAGTTTTACCTAAAGCTGTTTACGAAGCCATTAAAATTAAAACAATTACGCAAGTTCGAGGAACTGTTCAAGCCGATATTTTAAAAGAAGACCAAGCTCAAAATACCTGTATTTTTTCTACGGAATTTGCATTGCGTTTAATGGGTGATGTTCAAGAATATTTCATTGAAAATAATGTACGTAATTTTTATTCGGTATCTATTTCAGGATATCATATTGCTGAGGCAGGCGCAAATCCTATTACGCAATTAGCATTAACATTATCTAATGGATTTACCTATGTTGAATATTATTTAAGTCGAGGTATGGATATTAATAAGTTTGGTCCAAACTTGTCTTTTTTCTTTTCAAACGGTATCGATCCAGAATATGCTGTTATTGGTCGTGTAGCTCGAAAAATTTGGGCAAAAGCCATGAAACATAAATATGGTGCAAATGCCAGAGCTCAAATGCTAAAATATCATATTCAAACTTCTGGACGTAGTTTGCATGCTCAAGAAATTGATTTTAATGATATTAGAACAACCCTTCAAGCGTTATATGCAATTTACGATAACTGTAATTCATTACACACCAATGCGTATGATGAGGCTATTACAACACCAACAGAAGAAAGTGTACGTCGAGCTATGGCGATTCAACTTATAATAAATAAAGAGTTAGGTTTAGCCAAAAATGAAAACCCAATACAAGGTTCATTTATCATTGAAGAGTTAACCGATTTGGTAGAAGAAGCAGTGCTTTTAGAATTTGATAGAATTACGGAACGGGGAGGTGTTTTAGGGGCCATGGAAACGATGTATCAGCGTTCTAAAATACAAGAAGAGAGTTTATATTATGAAACTTTAAAACATAATGGTAAATTTCCAATAATAGGTGTAAATACGTTTTTAAGTAGTAAGGGATCTCCAACAGTAATTCCAGTGGAAATTATTAGAGCAACTGAAAACGAGAAACAATTTCAAATTAAAACCTTAGAAAATCTTCATAAAGCAAATGATACAGATGCCTTGTTAAAGGAACTTCAGCGAAGTGCTATTCACAACGAAAATATTTTTGAAGCGTTGATGGAGGTTTGTAA